The proteins below are encoded in one region of Pseudomonas entomophila L48:
- a CDS encoding DUF6279 family lipoprotein: MLKRLLIAVAVAIALAACNRIDVAYRNLDHLVPWSLGDYLDMNREQKRLLDERLKEQLAWHCRTQLPGYLDWLDQVRSMVANDAVTDGALQQRAREARQAIGRVAVAITPSATELLRGMNDEQVAEMRRAFRADIAKRQKAYADTPLVKQIEQRATRMQKRLEPWLGELSTEQHQRVMRWSQALGDQNRQWIANRAHWQQQLVLALNQRGDASFEPRLAQLLQRKESLWTPEYRQAFQTSEQEARSLLVDLMKQSSPAQRQYLQQQLGKVRADFSEMKCLKR, encoded by the coding sequence ATGCTCAAGCGCCTGCTCATCGCCGTTGCTGTCGCCATCGCCCTGGCGGCCTGCAACCGCATCGACGTGGCCTACCGCAACCTCGACCACCTGGTACCCTGGTCGCTGGGCGACTACCTGGACATGAACCGCGAGCAGAAGCGTTTGCTCGACGAACGGCTCAAGGAGCAACTGGCCTGGCACTGCCGCACGCAGTTGCCCGGCTACCTCGACTGGCTCGACCAGGTGCGCTCGATGGTCGCCAACGACGCGGTGACCGATGGCGCCTTGCAACAGCGTGCCCGGGAGGCGCGCCAGGCCATCGGCCGGGTCGCCGTGGCCATCACCCCCTCGGCCACCGAACTGCTGCGCGGCATGAACGACGAGCAGGTGGCCGAGATGCGCCGGGCGTTTCGTGCCGACATCGCCAAGCGTCAGAAAGCCTACGCCGATACGCCGCTGGTCAAGCAGATCGAGCAGCGCGCCACGCGCATGCAGAAGCGCCTGGAGCCCTGGCTGGGCGAGCTCAGCACCGAGCAGCATCAGCGGGTGATGCGCTGGTCCCAGGCCCTGGGCGACCAGAACCGCCAGTGGATCGCCAACCGCGCCCACTGGCAGCAACAGCTGGTGCTGGCGCTGAACCAGCGTGGCGACGCCAGTTTCGAGCCGCGCCTGGCGCAGTTGCTGCAGCGCAAGGAGAGCCTGTGGACGCCGGAGTACCGCCAGGCGTTCCAGACCAGCGAGCAGGAGGCGCGCAGCCTGCTGGTGGACCTGATGAAACAGAGCAGCCCGGCGCAGCGTCAGTACCTGCAGCAGCAGTTGGGCAAGGTACGGGCGGATTTCAGTGAAATGAAGTGCCTGAAGCGTTGA
- a CDS encoding threonine dehydratase: MFDLPALREAATFVHQHVPPTPQHAWPLLAERLGCQVWVKHENHAPTGAFKVRGGLVYVRALLASGQVPRGLVTATRGNHGQSMALAARQAGLPLVIVVPQGNSREKNAAMRALGAELVEHGVDFDVAREEAARIAEARGYAMVPSFHPELVRGVATYALELFEAVSGLDCVYVPIGMGSGICGLIQARNLLGLDTEIVGVVSSAADAYAQSFELGRIVTTATADTFADGMACRVPHPEAFALVRENAARIVRVDDREIAAAMRLYHEATHNTAEGAGAAALAALLQERERQAGKRVAVVLSGANVDRGRYAQVLAGDEKS, translated from the coding sequence ATGTTCGACCTGCCTGCCCTGCGCGAAGCCGCCACATTCGTCCACCAGCACGTTCCGCCAACCCCGCAGCATGCCTGGCCGCTGCTGGCCGAGCGGCTGGGCTGCCAGGTGTGGGTCAAGCACGAGAACCATGCGCCCACCGGTGCCTTCAAGGTGCGCGGTGGCCTGGTCTACGTGCGCGCGCTGTTGGCCAGCGGCCAGGTGCCGCGCGGGCTGGTTACCGCAACCCGGGGCAACCACGGCCAGAGCATGGCCCTGGCGGCGCGCCAGGCCGGCCTGCCGCTGGTGATCGTGGTGCCGCAAGGCAACTCCCGCGAGAAGAACGCCGCCATGCGCGCACTGGGCGCCGAACTGGTGGAGCACGGCGTCGACTTTGATGTGGCTCGGGAGGAAGCGGCGAGGATCGCCGAGGCCCGTGGCTATGCGATGGTGCCGTCGTTCCACCCGGAACTGGTGCGCGGCGTGGCCACCTATGCCCTGGAGCTGTTCGAGGCAGTGAGCGGACTGGATTGCGTGTACGTACCGATCGGCATGGGCTCGGGTATCTGCGGGCTGATCCAGGCGCGCAACCTGCTGGGGCTGGACACCGAGATCGTCGGCGTGGTCTCCAGCGCTGCGGACGCCTATGCCCAGAGCTTCGAGCTGGGGCGCATCGTCACCACCGCCACCGCCGATACCTTCGCCGACGGTATGGCCTGCCGCGTGCCCCATCCGGAGGCCTTCGCCCTGGTCCGCGAAAATGCCGCGCGCATCGTGCGGGTGGATGACCGTGAGATCGCGGCCGCCATGCGCCTTTACCATGAAGCCACTCACAACACGGCCGAAGGCGCCGGCGCCGCAGCCTTGGCGGCGTTGCTGCAGGAGCGCGAGCGCCAGGCCGGCAAGCGTGTCGCGGTGGTGCTCAGTGGGGCGAATGTGGACCGGGGGCGGTATGCGCAGGTGTTGGCGGGGGATGAAAAATCCTGA
- a CDS encoding LysE family translocator yields MPFSNGFLLSLSLCLDIGIANIAMITLAMQRGFLQGFWLGLGTCVGDLVYAIAALAGMTVLLQFESVRWTLWLGGSALLVWFALKMLLAAWRGGHLESRGEVVVESGWREFLRGIFLAMSSPSAILWFAAVGGVLISRSGGGSLLDAGLFLGGFFAAGLVWCLSLCGIASHGGRLLGDRLLTWSYLLSAAIFCYFAVYVIVSGYREFILAASV; encoded by the coding sequence ATGCCCTTCTCCAACGGTTTCCTGCTCAGCCTGTCCCTTTGCCTGGATATCGGCATCGCCAATATCGCCATGATCACCCTGGCCATGCAGCGCGGGTTCCTCCAGGGGTTCTGGCTGGGCCTGGGCACCTGTGTCGGCGACCTGGTCTACGCGATTGCCGCGCTGGCCGGCATGACCGTGCTGCTGCAGTTCGAAAGCGTGCGCTGGACCCTGTGGCTGGGCGGCTCGGCACTGCTGGTGTGGTTCGCCCTGAAGATGCTGCTGGCGGCCTGGCGCGGCGGGCACCTGGAGTCGCGGGGCGAGGTGGTGGTGGAGTCGGGCTGGCGCGAGTTCCTGCGCGGGATCTTCCTGGCCATGTCCTCGCCCAGCGCCATCCTCTGGTTCGCGGCGGTGGGTGGGGTGCTGATCTCCAGGTCCGGTGGCGGCAGCCTGCTCGACGCTGGGTTGTTCCTGGGGGGCTTCTTCGCCGCCGGGCTGGTCTGGTGCCTGTCGCTGTGCGGCATCGCCAGCCATGGCGGGCGCCTGCTCGGTGATCGGCTGCTGACGTGGTCCTACCTGCTGTCGGCGGCCATTTTCTGCTATTTCGCGGTGTATGTGATTGTCTCCGGTTATCGCGAATTCATTCTCGCTGCATCCGTTTGA
- a CDS encoding type VI secretion system tip protein VgrG → MFGSGDQPRFTLQIHGVQTDLQVLRFTGKEALGTPYLFAVELVSEDPAIDLEHLLHKLATLQIGGDGQCIHGQIACVSQGDTGARLTHYRLELVPRLAYLEHNRDLRIFQQQTVPQIIAAVLKAHGILADAYRFQLGPTVYSKRDYCTQYDETDLAFIQRLCAEEGLHYHFEHSPDGHLLVFGDDQSAFPRLARPTRFAPDSGQARDQPVVNQFGARVAARTARASRRGYDFEKPNLVLHGAHQPELPVPQPDVEDYGFPGDFTDRDGARHVSQRSLESLRADYLQAEGKSDQPALRSGYFFTLEAHPRDAWNALWLLAEVTHEGHQPQVLEEAGGEGGAATWQGYRNQFKALPWGTPYRPPAPGQRPRIHGAQTARVTGPAGEEIHCDAFGRIKVQFHWDRDGQRDEKTSCWLRVASNWAGNGYGSLVIPRVGMEVLVAFLDGDPDRPVVAGCLYNAAHLPPLELPANKTRSVFKTASSPGAEGSNELRIEDRQGQEQIFIHAQRDWEQNVGNDQRVQVRNERHDAVHGDVHSEYHAQQHRTVHGDRKTELRGDDHLSIANSRHMKLGQALLVEAGQEVHLSAGRRLVLDAGCEVVLRAGGGFLRVDASGVTLSKAYCVDANGQVAGGTPAMPLPPGATAQAEQAVTGRPLTQAQLDTFRRNAAFCEECERCKEGACEL, encoded by the coding sequence ATGTTCGGATCAGGAGATCAGCCCCGATTCACCTTGCAGATCCACGGTGTTCAAACGGATTTGCAAGTATTGCGTTTCACCGGCAAGGAGGCGCTCGGCACGCCTTACCTGTTTGCAGTCGAACTGGTCAGCGAAGACCCGGCCATCGACCTGGAACACCTGCTGCACAAACTGGCGACCTTGCAGATCGGCGGCGACGGCCAGTGCATCCACGGGCAGATCGCCTGCGTCTCCCAGGGCGACACCGGCGCACGGCTGACCCACTACCGGCTGGAGCTGGTCCCACGCCTGGCCTACCTCGAACACAACCGCGACCTGCGCATCTTCCAGCAGCAGACCGTGCCGCAGATCATCGCCGCAGTGCTCAAGGCCCACGGCATCCTCGCCGACGCCTACCGCTTCCAGCTCGGCCCCACGGTCTACTCCAAGCGCGACTACTGCACCCAATACGACGAGACCGACCTCGCGTTCATCCAGCGCCTGTGCGCGGAGGAGGGGCTGCACTACCACTTCGAGCACAGCCCCGACGGCCACCTGCTGGTGTTCGGCGACGACCAGAGCGCCTTCCCGCGCCTGGCCCGGCCGACCCGCTTCGCGCCTGACAGTGGTCAGGCGCGGGACCAGCCGGTGGTCAACCAGTTCGGCGCGCGGGTGGCGGCCCGCACCGCCCGGGCCAGCCGGCGCGGCTACGACTTCGAGAAGCCCAACCTGGTGCTGCACGGCGCGCATCAACCCGAGCTGCCCGTGCCCCAGCCGGACGTCGAGGACTACGGCTTTCCCGGGGATTTCACCGACCGCGACGGCGCTCGCCATGTGAGCCAGCGATCCCTCGAAAGCCTTCGGGCCGACTACCTGCAAGCCGAGGGCAAGAGCGACCAGCCGGCCCTGCGCAGTGGTTACTTCTTCACGCTTGAAGCGCATCCCCGGGACGCCTGGAATGCCCTGTGGCTGCTGGCTGAGGTCACCCACGAAGGCCATCAGCCACAGGTCCTGGAAGAGGCCGGCGGCGAAGGCGGGGCGGCGACCTGGCAGGGCTATCGCAACCAGTTCAAGGCGCTGCCCTGGGGTACTCCCTATCGGCCACCGGCCCCCGGCCAACGGCCACGCATCCACGGCGCCCAGACCGCCAGGGTGACCGGCCCGGCAGGCGAGGAGATCCACTGCGACGCGTTTGGCCGGATCAAGGTGCAGTTCCACTGGGACCGCGACGGCCAGCGCGACGAAAAGACCAGCTGCTGGCTGCGCGTGGCCAGCAACTGGGCGGGCAACGGCTACGGCAGCCTGGTCATTCCCCGGGTTGGCATGGAAGTGCTGGTGGCGTTCCTCGACGGCGACCCCGACCGGCCGGTGGTCGCCGGCTGCCTGTACAACGCCGCGCACCTGCCGCCCCTGGAACTGCCCGCCAACAAGACCCGCAGCGTGTTCAAGACGGCCAGCTCGCCGGGGGCTGAGGGCAGCAACGAACTGCGCATCGAGGACCGCCAGGGGCAGGAGCAGATCTTCATTCACGCCCAGCGCGACTGGGAGCAGAACGTTGGCAACGACCAGCGCGTTCAGGTCCGCAACGAGCGTCACGACGCTGTGCACGGCGATGTCCACAGCGAGTACCACGCCCAGCAACACCGCACCGTGCATGGCGACCGCAAGACCGAGTTGCGCGGCGACGATCACCTGAGCATCGCCAACTCCCGGCACATGAAGCTCGGCCAGGCATTGCTGGTCGAGGCCGGGCAGGAGGTCCACCTGTCAGCCGGCAGGCGGCTGGTGCTCGATGCCGGCTGCGAGGTGGTGCTGCGCGCCGGTGGCGGTTTCCTGCGGGTCGATGCCAGTGGCGTGACACTTAGCAAAGCCTACTGTGTCGACGCCAACGGACAGGTCGCCGGTGGCACCCCAGCCATGCCGCTGCCGCCGGGCGCCACCGCCCAGGCCGAGCAGGCGGTGACAGGCCGGCCGCTGACCCAGGCGCAGCTCGACACCTTCCGCCGCAACGCCGCGTTCTGCGAAGAGTGCGAGCGGTGCAAGGAGGGCGCCTGTGAACTGTGA
- a CDS encoding YihY/virulence factor BrkB family protein — MIFPDLRGLPLHRVLVRTVKEFLDDEMSTYASALAYQMLFSLFPFLLFLIALIGFLHLPDFFSWLRLQSELVLPPQALEQVNPVIDQLQQSKGGLLSVGIVIALWTASAGVRLMMSAMNAAYDVPEGRPVWKRFPLSIIYTVGIAGMLLAAAALMVLGPQVMEWIASQVGLEEAVVVVWTILRWPAIIILMMVAVALIYYVMPDVKQKFRFITPGSVLAVVVWIVASLGFAYYVKTFADYNAMYGSIGAIIVLLLYFYISAAVLLLGAEMNAVIEHLSAEGKNPGEKDFAGDQHRDTITVLGHEHPVEHAPQTREPNT; from the coding sequence ATGATTTTCCCCGACCTGCGCGGCTTGCCCCTGCACCGCGTGCTGGTGCGCACCGTCAAGGAATTCCTCGATGACGAGATGTCCACCTATGCGTCTGCGCTGGCCTACCAGATGCTGTTCTCGCTGTTCCCCTTCCTGCTGTTCCTGATCGCCCTGATCGGTTTCCTGCACCTGCCGGACTTCTTCTCCTGGCTGCGCCTGCAATCCGAACTGGTGCTGCCACCCCAGGCCCTGGAGCAGGTCAATCCGGTGATCGACCAATTACAGCAATCGAAAGGCGGCCTCCTGTCGGTGGGTATCGTGATCGCCTTGTGGACCGCTTCGGCCGGCGTGCGCCTGATGATGAGCGCGATGAACGCCGCCTACGACGTGCCGGAAGGGCGGCCGGTGTGGAAGCGCTTCCCCTTGTCGATCATCTACACCGTTGGCATCGCCGGCATGCTGCTGGCGGCGGCCGCGTTGATGGTGCTGGGGCCGCAGGTCATGGAGTGGATCGCTTCGCAGGTGGGGCTGGAAGAGGCGGTGGTGGTGGTGTGGACCATCCTGCGCTGGCCGGCGATCATCATCCTGATGATGGTGGCGGTGGCCTTGATCTACTACGTCATGCCCGATGTGAAGCAGAAATTCCGCTTCATCACCCCCGGCTCGGTGCTGGCGGTGGTGGTGTGGATCGTCGCTTCCCTGGGCTTTGCCTACTACGTGAAGACGTTCGCCGACTACAACGCCATGTACGGCAGCATCGGTGCGATCATCGTGCTGTTGCTGTACTTCTACATTTCTGCCGCCGTGCTGCTGCTGGGGGCGGAGATGAACGCGGTGATCGAACACCTGTCGGCCGAAGGCAAGAACCCCGGCGAGAAGGACTTCGCGGGCGACCAGCACCGGGATACCATCACCGTGCTTGGCCATGAGCACCCTGTCGAACACGCCCCCCAGACCCGCGAGCCGAATACCTGA
- a CDS encoding PLP-dependent aminotransferase family protein: MGSNFVWTPTLPDNSQPRYLALVDAIASAIERGELTVGQRLPPQRRLAWALGLNPSTTQQAYREAAARHLVSGEVGRGTYVLAGSKEATLFRLKQPDHQHPLIDLSTNVPVADPHNRDLEHSLRVLLEQGETALLDHYLGPDQLMLGRIQGARWLANRGLDLAPEEVLLCGGAQQALTLVLQSLCQAGEPVMVEALTAPGIKAACRQLRLPVHGVALDDQGLRPDELDRVARASGARILVTTPTLHNPTGACMDEARRRALAEVAKRHELLVIEDDVYGALTDRPPLYPLLEGRGVLISSLSKTVAAGLRLGWIAARPALLEQIDPYAQATHWSVSPLNLRIACQWIADGTAARRLAWQREELGERWRLARALLGDALPIAGVPSPHAWLATPGDAEAVVARCRAQGVEIVPASVFAVGTDSVRAVRVSLSAAHSRAQLKQGLELVGATALQGVRD; encoded by the coding sequence ATGGGTAGCAATTTCGTGTGGACGCCAACACTGCCGGACAACAGCCAGCCCCGCTATCTCGCGTTGGTCGACGCCATCGCCAGCGCCATCGAGCGCGGCGAGCTCACGGTCGGCCAGCGCCTGCCACCGCAACGGCGCCTGGCCTGGGCCTTGGGGCTGAACCCCAGCACCACGCAGCAGGCCTACCGCGAAGCGGCGGCGCGGCACCTGGTCTCCGGTGAAGTGGGCCGCGGCACCTATGTGCTGGCGGGGAGCAAGGAGGCGACGCTGTTCCGCCTCAAGCAGCCTGATCACCAGCACCCGCTGATCGACCTGTCGACCAACGTGCCTGTGGCCGATCCGCACAATCGCGACCTGGAGCACAGCCTGCGCGTCTTGCTCGAACAGGGTGAAACCGCCCTGCTCGACCATTACCTGGGGCCCGACCAACTCATGCTGGGGCGAATCCAAGGCGCCCGCTGGCTGGCCAATCGCGGGCTGGACCTGGCACCGGAGGAGGTGCTGCTCTGCGGCGGTGCCCAGCAGGCGTTGACCCTCGTGTTGCAGTCGTTGTGCCAGGCGGGTGAGCCGGTGATGGTCGAGGCGCTGACCGCACCGGGCATCAAGGCCGCCTGCCGCCAGCTGCGCCTGCCGGTGCATGGCGTGGCCCTGGATGACCAGGGCCTGCGCCCGGATGAACTGGACCGTGTCGCCCGGGCAAGCGGTGCAAGGATTCTGGTGACCACCCCGACCCTGCACAATCCCACCGGGGCCTGCATGGACGAAGCCCGGCGTCGGGCGCTGGCGGAGGTCGCCAAGCGTCATGAGTTGCTGGTGATCGAGGATGATGTGTATGGCGCACTGACTGATCGGCCACCGCTCTACCCGTTGCTCGAAGGCCGTGGCGTGCTGATCAGCAGCTTGTCCAAGACCGTGGCTGCCGGCCTGCGCCTGGGCTGGATCGCGGCCCGGCCCGCGTTACTGGAGCAGATCGACCCTTACGCCCAGGCTACCCACTGGTCGGTATCACCCTTGAACCTGCGCATCGCCTGCCAGTGGATCGCCGACGGCACCGCCGCCCGGCGCCTGGCCTGGCAGCGGGAGGAACTTGGCGAACGCTGGCGCCTGGCGCGGGCGCTACTGGGGGATGCGCTGCCGATCGCCGGCGTGCCGTCGCCTCATGCCTGGCTGGCCACGCCAGGAGACGCCGAGGCAGTAGTTGCCCGGTGTCGGGCGCAGGGGGTGGAGATCGTGCCGGCCAGCGTGTTCGCGGTGGGCACGGACAGCGTACGGGCGGTGCGGGTCAGCCTGTCGGCGGCGCACAGCCGGGCGCAGTTGAAGCAGGGGCTGGAGCTCGTGGGAGCAACTGCCTTGCAGGGAGTTCGGGATTAA
- a CDS encoding CsbD family protein codes for MSGTKDKAKGLANEAVGNIKQGVGKVTGNDRLRAEGKAQEIKGEAQQAVGKVKDAVKKP; via the coding sequence ATGAGCGGTACCAAAGACAAAGCGAAAGGGCTGGCCAACGAGGCCGTGGGCAACATCAAGCAGGGCGTCGGCAAGGTCACCGGCAACGACCGCCTGCGCGCCGAAGGCAAGGCCCAGGAAATCAAGGGCGAAGCGCAGCAGGCGGTGGGCAAGGTCAAGGACGCGGTGAAGAAGCCTTGA
- a CDS encoding DUF2790 domain-containing protein: protein MKALLILALVGMSPFAFADQAKTADTQPAVEQYDYSTNLDIKRVISLSTIPNVCEVVPATMTYEDHQGQVHTLQYRALGEGCRLN, encoded by the coding sequence ATGAAAGCCTTACTGATTCTTGCATTGGTCGGTATGTCCCCGTTCGCCTTCGCGGACCAGGCCAAGACCGCAGACACCCAACCCGCGGTCGAGCAGTACGACTATTCCACCAACCTCGACATCAAGCGTGTGATCAGCTTGTCGACCATCCCCAACGTGTGTGAAGTGGTGCCTGCCACCATGACCTACGAGGACCATCAGGGGCAGGTGCATACCCTCCAGTACCGCGCCCTGGGCGAGGGTTGCCGGTTGAATTGA
- the def gene encoding peptide deformylase gives MIRDILKMGDERLLRIAPPVPEHMLGSAELRQLIDDMFETMAHVGGVGLAAPQIGIDLQLVIFGFERSERYPDAEAVPRTILLNPVITPMSTEVEDGWEGCLSVPGLRGVVPRYKHISYTGVDPDGNPIDRFADGFHARVVQHECDHLIGRLYPSRIQDFSKFGYTEVLFPGLDVAED, from the coding sequence ATGATCCGTGACATTCTGAAGATGGGCGATGAACGCCTGCTGCGCATCGCCCCGCCGGTCCCCGAGCACATGCTGGGCAGCGCAGAGTTGCGCCAGCTGATCGACGACATGTTCGAAACCATGGCCCACGTCGGTGGCGTGGGCCTGGCCGCGCCGCAGATCGGCATCGACCTGCAACTGGTGATCTTCGGCTTCGAGCGCAGCGAACGCTACCCGGATGCCGAAGCCGTGCCGCGGACCATCCTGCTCAACCCAGTGATCACGCCGATGTCCACCGAGGTCGAGGACGGCTGGGAAGGTTGCCTCTCGGTGCCGGGGCTGCGTGGCGTGGTGCCGCGCTACAAGCACATCAGCTATACCGGTGTCGACCCCGACGGCAACCCGATCGACCGCTTTGCCGATGGCTTCCATGCGCGGGTGGTGCAGCATGAGTGCGATCACCTGATCGGCCGTTTGTACCCCTCGCGTATTCAGGACTTCAGCAAGTTCGGCTACACCGAGGTGCTGTTCCCCGGTCTGGATGTGGCCGAGGACTGA
- a CDS encoding GNAT family N-acetyltransferase produces MLEHFYRQHGSRMRANGEGELWVARADEIVGGMSLQAEADGHWLTGLFVAPQWRGRQVASRLVEAALTARPGPTWLFCHPDLEGFYQRLGFTPTSDLPEALASRLARYQRSKPLLAMTRGQSSATSRPGNSTSV; encoded by the coding sequence CTGCTGGAGCACTTCTATCGACAGCACGGCTCGCGCATGCGCGCCAACGGCGAGGGAGAGCTGTGGGTGGCACGTGCCGATGAAATCGTTGGAGGGATGAGCCTGCAGGCCGAGGCTGACGGACACTGGCTTACCGGCCTGTTCGTCGCGCCACAGTGGCGTGGGCGGCAGGTCGCGTCACGCCTGGTCGAGGCGGCCTTGACGGCGCGCCCGGGCCCAACCTGGCTGTTCTGCCATCCGGACCTGGAGGGGTTCTACCAGCGCCTGGGCTTCACGCCCACCAGCGACCTGCCCGAAGCCCTGGCCTCGCGCCTGGCCCGCTACCAGCGCAGCAAGCCACTGTTGGCGATGACGCGGGGTCAGTCCTCGGCCACATCCAGACCGGGGAACAGCACCTCGGTGTAG
- a CDS encoding CvfB family protein, with the protein MALLGRYNSLQIVKHVEFGLYLDGGADGEILLPRRYFPKDAELELDDWLNVFIYLDSEDQLIATTEKPKMQVGEFASLKVKDINGAGIFLDWGLSKDLLMPYSEESRPLKIGDYCVVHAYLDKRTRRITATAKLDRYLDRTPVDYKAGQPVELLVAGETPMGFKAIINNRHWGLIHKNEVFKFLRSGMHEKGFIKEVRHDGKIALSLQPVGEALADTLQEQIMQRLEAAGGVLPVCDKSDPAVISQMFNVSKGNFKKAIGALFKQGRIVIHDDRIERA; encoded by the coding sequence ATGGCTCTGCTTGGGCGTTACAACAGTTTGCAAATCGTGAAACACGTGGAATTCGGCCTGTACCTGGACGGCGGCGCCGACGGCGAAATCCTGCTGCCACGGCGTTACTTCCCCAAGGACGCCGAACTGGAGCTCGACGACTGGCTCAACGTGTTCATCTACCTCGACAGCGAAGACCAGCTGATCGCCACCACCGAAAAGCCGAAAATGCAGGTGGGCGAGTTCGCCAGCCTCAAGGTCAAGGACATCAACGGCGCCGGCATCTTCCTCGACTGGGGCCTCTCGAAGGACCTGCTGATGCCGTACTCGGAAGAGTCCAGGCCGCTGAAGATCGGCGACTACTGCGTGGTCCACGCCTACCTCGACAAGCGCACCCGGCGCATCACCGCCACCGCCAAGCTGGACCGCTACCTGGACCGCACCCCGGTGGACTACAAGGCCGGCCAGCCGGTCGAGCTGCTGGTGGCCGGCGAGACACCGATGGGCTTCAAGGCGATCATCAACAACCGCCACTGGGGCCTGATCCACAAGAACGAGGTGTTCAAGTTCCTGCGCTCGGGCATGCACGAGAAGGGCTTCATCAAGGAAGTGCGCCATGACGGCAAGATCGCCCTGAGCCTGCAGCCGGTCGGCGAGGCGCTGGCCGACACCCTGCAGGAGCAGATCATGCAACGCCTGGAGGCGGCCGGCGGTGTGCTGCCGGTGTGCGACAAGAGCGACCCGGCGGTGATCAGCCAGATGTTCAATGTCAGCAAGGGCAACTTCAAGAAGGCGATCGGCGCGCTGTTCAAGCAGGGCCGGATCGTCATCCATGACGATCGCATCGAACGGGCCTGA